Proteins encoded together in one Thalassotalea crassostreae window:
- a CDS encoding lactonase family protein has product MKSNVFTNILHLVAIAKSYLFIAMMVLLPSQAMAQELLYLSAGDAIHIKKIDPQSGLLDDVQSVKLKGVSSFTFSQNKQFLYAQARIDGNRKKPSIATFKVAGDGRLTLVDNALVSGKTTELNTDHSDGYLAGASYGKGIASVWKLEDSVYKGELVQEIALEKKAHAVRFSPNNKVLYVPATAPNKIFQLAFDETNGKVSMLESAIGPKHGAMQPRHLIFHPLLNIAYSTQERIKPGVAVWTVDANTGNLEVIQALTNSEDTSGRITNADLHMSADNKFLYISTRDKEAKLDRITVYKINANDGRLTLINEHKSEYFPRSFTINKTDEFIYVAGQKGNTLGLYKRNKDTGELTKVHQYQTGDNPIWVETLMLKK; this is encoded by the coding sequence ATGAAAAGCAATGTATTCACAAACATTTTACATCTAGTTGCAATAGCAAAAAGCTACTTGTTTATTGCAATGATGGTTTTATTGCCTTCTCAAGCTATGGCGCAGGAGTTGTTATATTTATCGGCAGGAGATGCGATTCATATAAAAAAGATTGATCCTCAATCCGGCCTTTTAGATGACGTGCAAAGTGTTAAGTTAAAAGGAGTATCATCTTTTACCTTTTCCCAGAATAAACAATTTCTTTACGCTCAGGCGAGAATCGATGGAAATCGTAAAAAGCCATCCATTGCAACGTTTAAAGTAGCTGGGGACGGACGGCTTACCTTAGTAGATAACGCATTAGTGAGCGGTAAAACAACGGAGTTAAATACCGACCATAGCGATGGCTATCTTGCCGGCGCAAGCTACGGCAAAGGAATAGCTTCCGTTTGGAAATTAGAAGATAGTGTTTATAAAGGTGAGTTAGTGCAGGAGATAGCATTAGAGAAAAAAGCGCATGCGGTGCGATTTAGCCCGAATAACAAAGTATTGTATGTACCTGCAACCGCACCAAATAAGATATTCCAATTAGCCTTTGACGAAACTAATGGCAAAGTTAGCATGCTTGAATCTGCCATCGGACCTAAACACGGTGCTATGCAGCCGAGACATTTAATCTTTCATCCGTTATTGAATATTGCTTATTCAACCCAAGAAAGAATCAAACCAGGTGTTGCTGTTTGGACAGTGGATGCTAATACTGGCAATCTTGAAGTGATTCAAGCGTTGACCAATAGTGAAGATACTAGCGGTCGAATCACCAATGCCGATTTACATATGTCAGCGGATAATAAGTTTCTCTATATATCTACTCGTGACAAAGAGGCCAAACTTGATCGAATTACGGTCTATAAAATCAATGCAAATGATGGACGTTTAACCTTGATAAACGAGCATAAAAGCGAATATTTTCCTCGTTCATTTACCATAAATAAAACCGATGAATTTATTTATGTTGCAGGTCAAAAGGGCAATACCCTTGGTCTTTATAAGCGAAATAAAGACACAGGGGAGTTAACTAAAGTACATCAATACCAAACCGGTGATAATCCGATTTGGGTTGAGACTTTAATGTTAAAAAAATAG